A region from the Mercenaria mercenaria strain notata chromosome 7, MADL_Memer_1, whole genome shotgun sequence genome encodes:
- the LOC128558413 gene encoding myosin-VIIa-like, giving the protein MMHQQRFTLVTVPGEVYTFISPNAEDICGLVMMFIDGLTKRSKYAIAQQDYNGDTFLNFKKGDLIVLLQENGENLKNSELCYGECVRTTKKGNFPSESVYVLPTITKPPPEILVSSCLTAQFFPITLFFLKAIAVN; this is encoded by the exons ATGATGCACCAGCAGAGATTTACTCTTGTAACAGTGCCAGGAGAAGTATACACGTTTATATCCCCAAATGCTGAAGATATCTGTGGCCTTGTTATGATGTTTATTGATGGACTAACGAAAAGATCCAAATATGCAATTGCTCAACAGGACTACAATG GCGACACGTTCCTGAACTTCAAGAAAGGAGACCTCATTGTGTTGTTACAGGAGAATGGAGAAAACTTAAAGAACTCCGAGTTGTGTTATGGTGAATGTGTCCGCACGACAAAGAAGGGAAATTTTCCTAGTGAAAGTGTATATGTGTTGCCAACTATCACCAAACCACCACCGGAAATATTGGTTAGTAGCTGTTTAACAGCTCAGTTTTTCCCCataacattattctttttaaaggcGATTGCAGTGAATTGA